The Balaenoptera acutorostrata chromosome 2, mBalAcu1.1, whole genome shotgun sequence genomic sequence CATAGTCCTCATAAAAAACAAGATTCCTTTTTGACTTTTTGTGGTTTTCTATGACATACTAAGTGTAGTTACTGATGGAATTTTCAGAAAATGagcattgctttttattttgtaattttcttgggGCCAGAACTTCTGTCTAGGGCTTTGCTGTGTCTCATTCTGCTATGCAGTGTATAGCAGATTTGGGGAACAATTCATTGTTTGATGATAGTAATGAGCATGAAACAAATCCACCTATTAAACTTGCACTTATTTTCTTTATGTGCATCTCGTCCAAATGATTAGAGTATTATTCCTTTTTAAGGGGCAAATGGCTGTTTAATCTCTGAAGCAATCCCAAACTGGTACGTTTCTTATCAGGaatgttttaaatgcatttgGGCTATCAGTTTTGGTTCCTGTATCTGTTAACTTCTCAAGGACCTTTAGTTTAATACCCTAAACTCAGAGAAACCTGTTCTCtggtagaaaaaaaaaggggggggctaAATCTCTCACCCTCTGGTATCCCCAACTCCATTCCTGAGCTCCTGTCCACTAATAAACATGGGGTTTCAGTTTGCCAAAGAGATGATGGAATTGCAGACAAATACAAGGGAAATAATCAAGAACAATGGAAGAGTATCTGGGGAGGAAGGCTGTTGTAGAACAACTACAAAAGCAAGATATCAGTAAGTTCCAAAGTTTAATTCAAACCAAGTAGATTTGGTTTTCAATTAGAGGATACTGCAGAGTTAATTGTTGGAACCTGTAATATTCAAATCTGTAAAGAGATTTTGAAGGGTGTGGAAGAAAGCAAATTAGCTCAGGccgctataacaaaataccatagactcactcggtggcttaaacaacagaaatgtagtTATGTAGTTCTGGAGGTTGAAAGCCTGAGGTCAGGGTGCCAGtaggtcaggttctggtgagagctgtcttctggcttgcagacagctgcctttcCACTGTATCCTCACAAGGCagaaagaggaagcaagctctctggtgtcttcttcttataagggcactgatcccatcatgAGGTCCTACCCTtttgacctcatctaaccctgtTACCTGCCAAAGGcgccatctccaaataccatcacattgggggttagggcttcagcatgttaatttggggggaacacaattcagtccatagtaggaagaggtttggtttggtttggttgatTTAATAGTGATCTTAGAAAGTGCAGTGTCTAGGTAATATGGGCTAGGAAGAGGGTAACTAGGGTAGAACCCACGAACAAGTTAGCAAACTCTAAGTTCACCTGGGTTTATATTGATATATTGGTCAGTAAGAaccataaaaatgtttaaaagcaacCCATAAAATAGCCATCTGCTATTATGTAATGTCAAAAGATATTTTCAGTGATCAATTCCCTGTGTTTCCAGGATGTATTAAAGCTTGAGAAGAATTTGGAGAGCTAGGGAACCCTGTTTTTTCTTAGGAAAGTGAAAACTTTTAGGTAATTTGTTTGCCACACCAAGTGCTTATTAGTTCATTAAAATGAATTCCTAAGGCCACATCATAGAATCCCTTCAGCTGACATTTAAGATCACTTTTATGCTGCGAAAGAATGTTGTCTCCTGAATTATGTGGGTGACATATCATACTTAGTGATGTTAAGTGAAAAACTGAACTACAAATAATGCTCCAGATTTGCCCCTAAAACGTAAACATGCCCACCCAATTAGAGTTTCGTGTTGAAATGTGATGGGAGGGGTTGAAGCACTGGGGATGTGTAAGAACTCAGAGATGGAGGTAGGAAATTTAGTAACATTTGccttgaaaaactgaaatatgGGATGAGTAAAACTCCATGATGTGGTCACTAACgtgggaaaatgaagagaaaaaactgTGGCCATTTGAGAAACGTCTTACTGTAaccctgaaaataatttttaaaatctctcaaGTTTCTTTCCCCTAGTTCACTTAAGTCCATTAATTATAGGTGTTGGTTGAATAAGTGGTAGCAGCCCCCAAAATTAAAGTAACGGTGCTGCTCACAACTAATatcctttagttcttttttttttttttttaaagaaattcacgttctttttttattttttttatttatttatttatgactgtgttgagtcttcgtttctgtgcgagggcttatctccagttgcggcgagtggggaccactcttcatcgcggtgcgtgggcctctcactgtcgcggcctctcttgttgcggagcacaggctccagacgcgcaggctcagtagttgtggctcacgggcccagttgctccgcggcatgtgggatcttcccagaccggggctcgaacccgtgtcccctgcattgtcaggcagattctcaaccactgcaccaccagggaagccctagttcttttttttttaaataaatttatttatttatttttggctgggttgggtcttcgttgctgcgcgcaggctttctctagttgtggcgagcgggggctactcttcattgcggtgtacgggcttgtcattgcagtggcttctcttgttgtggagcacaggctctaggcacatgggcttcagtagctgtggctcacaggctcttgagcgcaggctcagtagttgtggcgcacgggcttagttgctccatggcatgtgggatctacccggaccagggctcgaacctgtgtcccctgcattggcaggcggattcttaaccactgtgccaccagggaagcccctaatatcCTTTAGTTCTGATCCAACTTCTGTCAGCCCCTAAGCCTAGGGACTTTTTATTTAATCTGTAGTCCATTAATAATTGATGAAGTCCACTACACAAGATTCATTGGAACATTTTCTCCAGTGGATTGTGCCATTGGGCTTATGTacctcctttattattattaagagtTCCACCAGGCTATTCTGTGCTATGACCTTGCTATTTCTAAGGATGACAGTAGCCTGGAAATAAAGGCCATTTTGTTTCTTACAAGAATTCTGGTCCCTCTCTTTGGTTTAAAGCGTTAAAGCAAAACCctttgtccccacagacaaaagCAACTACTACAGTTCTCAGGTCAAAATCAGAATCAGATAACGTCAGAGATTCAAATTCTCTCCTTCAGCTTTCAGCACTACAGTTCTGCTCAATGGCTTGGAGCTACCCTGTGTAATACAGTCACACTTCAGGCCTTATAATCCTAATATCCTCCTAAACTGTCATTGTCAGCAttcaaatatttccatttctaaaggGTTTTCTTactctgtgtgtatgtctgtgtgctCATGCACACATGCGTGCCGCTGtcacatttcttccatttttgacATTTCAGGCTGATGAGATAAACTTTTTACCTCTGTTACCAATGCACAGACCTGCTGACATGACTGAGAGGAAAGAAAGGCATTTGAGTACTGTACCTTCTGAACTATCATTTTTCTCTCTAGATTTCCAGAAGGGGAAACATTAAGAGTTCCCTGAACTAAGCCTGGAAAGTTGACCAATTTCTCCATGACTAGCCAACAACAGGCTATGTTTTTCTAGTGTtttggagggcagaggagggccAGGTGAGGCTGAACTGCCTCCTTGGCGTCGTGTGGACCTgtgctcccttctctccttttgcTGGAGCAGTATTCTCTGCGTGGACTGCtgcagtgggagagggaggagggacagcCCAGGCCTCAGCACGCCCTGAGCCTTGCCTCTTCCTGGCTGGCTCCACAATATTCGAAAGAAACGAAGACTCTCCCAACAGGACGTTCCCTGAGCAAAAGAACATGAGAAATTGCttcttcctagaaactcactccaTTAGGATGCACTGGAACGTTTCATTCTCGGCACCAACCTGGCCGGTTTGAAGGAAGAATTTGGGgaaatgtttttcattctttttccttcattccttgTTAGATGCAACACATGCCCTAGCAGggacttttaaaaaagagttccCTTTTAGTGATTTCAGTACCTACACCCACCTATAAACAGTAGAGGCTTGGTGGTCCCAGACCAGCAACtcacttttcctctctctctttaggATGCCAGAGAtggttctctgtttcttttctcccaCATTTCTCATACATTTTTATGCTGACCCGTGACGGAAGATGAAGGTGAACATAGTGAGATGTCTTTAAGATGTGCAAAAGTGAGGGTCACTTACCAGGTTGAGCTAACGCTAGGCTGCTCACCTCTGCTGGCTGCGTCTGCTCactgtagtaagttttaaaaggCCATTCCCTGACAATAGTGTTAGCTCCTGTGTTTGTTCACTCTGAAATCCAAACTGGAATGGGATAGAAATCgaatattttattcatctctatGGAAGAATTCAAGTGAAAAGGGCTgaataaaaacaactaaaaacttTTCTTTCCACCTTTTAACCTTTTTATTCTCCAAATCCtaacttttctgttttgtaatcaaTTGGAATTCTAATCAATCTGGCTTCTCAATTCCTGGTGGAAAAAAATCCATGGAAATAGCACTATAGCATAATGCCTAGAatagtgttagctattattattgttgttttgtgtCATAATTATTAATATGATTATAACTTTTTATAGAAATCTTAAATTGGTTTTGTATCTATTCTTACTTCCTGAAGACATGACTGTGTGTTTATATAATCAAAAGTGAATTGTAAGGTGATTACATACTAAAACTGAGCGATTACATTCATAACAGGAAGCTGTGGAAAAGGACAGTCttgaatttctgaaaaaaattggtGAAATATGCTTAggctttttaaagacattttattcTCTATCTTTTGTCCCTCTAGACTTTGTGGATTTGAACCATTCTATGATGAAAGAGGCGATCAGTTCATGTTTAGGAGAATTCTGAACTGTGAATATTACTTTATCTCCCCCTGGTGGGATGAAGTATCTCTAAATGCCAAGGATTTGGTAAGTGTgaccaaaacaaaatgaaacaaaatgaaataaaatccctTGCATTCATTTTTATCTAATTAATGGGCagtgccattttttaaattaacccctcttaatagcttatttctttttaattataaagtatttttaatgaaacaatGCACACTAATGCATTTTCCTTATAGATAATGAAAAAGATATGTTTGATTCATCTCTAGCTGAATTATCACAAATTACAAATTACGGCATATTAATTAATGAGTTTTTACCATCTAGTCAATGCAGAACCTTGCTTAGAAGACAGCTGTGCTAAGTGAATCCAAACATAATTTACACAGAagaattctgttttaaaatgGCTTGCTATCACCTAGATTAGTTATACTTTGAATAAAACAACATTGCTTCTTGAATGTTCAAACTTATTAAAATATCCTGATAGTAACACAAGTCCCATCATGCatgattatcattatcattacagGTTACACTATACGTATacaattatcattatcattacaaGTTACACTATacgttttgtttggtttttttgtttgttttacttggcTTCTCACTTCAGGTAACATTGAAGTTTGTTTGCATTCAGGAAACACATACCCTCTAGGGAGATGGCCCACCTGTTCTAAAATAAAGAGGATATTAGGGTGTAATTGAAACATTTACCATCAATCCTCTGGAGAGAAATCACGCAGAAATAACTAAAAGCTGACTTCTGAATCATAGAAGGTTAGATCTCCAGGGGATCTTAGGAGTCATCTAATCTTCCCTGCATTGTAAAGATGAGTTTGCTAAagcccagagaagtgaaatgactgtccaagttcacacagcttcTCAGCAGAAAGGCATTGTTAGGAACTAAGGATCCAGATTTCCAGACCCCTTATCCAGTGCTCTTTTCCCTCCTTGCCATCTGTGTTCTTTCATGAAAACAGATTTCCTACAGGTCACGGATTTTCCAACATGGTTGTGAAAGAGAGGCCATGTGTGTGATGTGGGAATGTGTCATCCCAACTTCTCCCTCATGTCAGGGCCCACACTCCTAAACATCTCTTGAATCCGTccacttctctccacctccactaCAACTGCCTAGTCCAAGCCCCATCCTCTCCTGGTTCACGGCCACAACCTCCTATCTGGTCTCCTTGCCTCTTCTTGTGTTCTTCTCAAGTACACTCTCCACACAGGATCCAGAGGAATGGTTTTATAAATAAGTGCCACCCTCTCTTGTGCCACTCATTTCACATCACTCTCCCTTGATCTCTCTTTCCTCCAGAGCACTAGACTTGCAGTCCCTCATCAACGTAGCTCTGGGTATGGGCCATTGCTCTTCTTCTGCTTTGTGatgttctttcctccttcctctccaccattacatacacatacacacctctTTACATAGGTAACTCTTATCTTCAAGCCCTGGCTGCCATTTGGCATTCTCTGGGAGATTTCGTCTTCAGCAGGCCATTCTTCTCACAATTGGTTCGTTCCTTCTGCCACTTGTTCCTCTGCCCCCTAGACTTCCTTTTTCATGATGGTCATCATTTCTGTATACTTGCTCAAAGGTGTTCCTTAATTAGATTGTAAGCTCTGGGAGAGGGTGAAGCATGTGTGCCCAGATCTTAGTACCATATGGACAAAAAGTacaggctcaataaatatttgttgaaggaaacCATGAATCAGGAAACAGACCAAGGATTCTTAAAGTCTGACATGCCTGGACTCAAGTGACCCCCCTTCTTATAATTTACAGGTATGACCTTGGGCTaccctaacctctctgtgctttagttttcttctctGGAATGATACCAGTATCTATCTCTAAGTCTTTAGAAGAATTAAGGGATATAATACATACTAAGTAATCACCACCAACTAACTCAATAATAACCCCATTATTTAGTcctccttccatttctttttatccctcataaaaattaaatggatAAGAGGGTTAGCTGTGATGTTCCTTCCTTCAGCTAGACCTCCTGTTggttaataaatttataaaacttcaGAACTAAAGCAATCATTGAGCCTCATAATGTGTACTTATTAGCAAAACCTGCATCTGTTTTGTCATGAGCAGAGGCTATGGTGCCAATGACTGGGGAGTTGGGCTACAAGAGGAACCGTAGGATAATGGCAAGgctttgggtttgaatcctgacaaGGTCACTGGATCTCTCTAATCTTCAGCAAGTTTCTTAATAATTCGGTGCATCAATATCTTCAAATGTAAAGATTAATGatgacatatataaaattttgtaCATACTGGCTTTCAGTaaattctttgtattttcatGAGGAGGAGGATGGTAATGATAAGAGGAAACGGATGATTAGAAAATGAGAGGGAAATATCTAACTGTCAGGGATGGTGTAAGGATTAGGtatcatttacataaaattattagTTTATGTGTTCAACAGATGATAGCTCTGACTACTATCAAATTTGTATTACTACTgtgcattctttttcttaattatccttatctccctccacctcctctctgATTTTAAGCCTAAGCAGTCTCATGTCTCTGCCCTTTACAAATTCAGTGTCTCTaccccacacacacatttctttgcAAATGCTACAAAAAGGAAGTGAAAGGAGAACCAGATATTCATTCTTCATTTGACTAGCTGCCTGATTTTGTTAGCCTGTGTTCAGTTCTTAGGTTATTAGAATTAGAAAAGATCTTATGCCTTAAATCATCCAAAGCCCCTCATTTTACATATTGGCAGACTGAAACCCAGAGAGGCTGACTACCTTGGAAGCACTATGGTGTAGTGGCCATGAGACAAACTCTAAGACCCGAGTTTGAGTATAGCCCCCACCAGTTACGAGTTGTCTGACCTTACACAAGTCACTAAATCTTTCtgagcttccttccttccctcatttaTGAATTGGAGCTAATAGTTACTAATTGATAATGTTATGGGCAGGGTtacatgagttttgttttgttttttttaatgttatatgtcTATAAGAATGTATTTATTGATACAAAGGAATTAGGGTGGAAATGAGGTCATGTAAGAAAGGGCCCAGGAGGGTGTCCATAGTCACCCAATTCACATGTGGTCTTTGTCTAAGGTCACAAAAGTAGTTAGAGACTTTGAATAAGTTAGGACTTGAACATGCTTCCTGACTCCAAATAGTCTCTGCCTCATTCCAGGTCACCCCTTCTGAGCCTAGGGCTGGGGATTATTTTGGTTGTTGATCTTCCTGGCAAATTATTGTCTGCTCATCCTCACAAGCAGGGGTAAACCTCCCAGAATGGGCTACCATTGGTTTGAATTCAGTCCTTTAAGCAAATCATACCCCCAAGCTACTGACACCTTTACTTTGATTCTAAATAGGCTTTCACCCCAGCTCTTGGCTTATTCCTTAAGTACCCTCAAGGGATTAGAGAGAGCTATTAACTTCATGATAGACTCATGGTATAATCATAAGGGCTATGATACTGCCCCTATTGTTTGCCATTCAATTCCCATAGAAAGAATGATGGATGCATGAACGATTCCGTCTCCATTGATGTGTATTTTAAGCTCTGAACTCTAAGTGACGTGAAGTGCGGCTGAGAATTATTCAGATGCTGGTCCTCATTCAAAGAACTTCCAGTCTACAGGCAAGGCAGGACTTGTTTCTTTGACCTCTGTGGGCAAGCTGTCCGCCAGTTTGGGCTCTCAGGTAGCTTACGCACACCACTCTCAGATTCCTCAGCTACTGCTACCTGAAGCCATCTCTACAGTGACCTCTGGggacttaaaaaaattgtttaatgtatatttagTGTACTGCCAAGGAAATTAAATAAGACCTAGAAGTTCACGAGCTGAGGGGCAAACCCAGGTCACCGTAAAAATCTCCCTGAGAAGACTATGGTTCTTTATCATTTCAGGTCAGAAAATTAATTGTGTTGGATCCTAAGAAAAGGCTGACTACCTTCCAAGCTCTCCAGCACCCGTGGGTCACAGGTAAAGCAGCCAATTTTGTACACATGGATACAGCTCAAAAGAAGCTCCAAGAATTCAATGCCCGGCGCAAGCTCAAGGTTAGAtggcatttatttgttttatttaaaaaaaaaaaaagatttctctcaTATCTTGATGATAAAAGATAATTTCACTATTATTTATCTAATACTATTATTCATCTCCTGTGGTACTAGGAAAAATCCTGCTTTGAAATCCCAACACTGCTGGTATAAAGCCAATTGCAGTTCTGTTATCCTCTCATAAGAATTCATTgtggggatttttgttttttgggtttttttggacgGGGGGCACCACGccactcagcttgtgggatcttagtgaaagcgccaagtcttaaccactggaccaccagggaattcccagaattcACTGTTAATAAAGGGAAATGTGTTGTATGTTGAGCTTTACTCACCAACCAAATCCATTATCATTGCTTCTCATTTAATTAAGGCTGAACAGCTTGAACAGCATTGTTCAGGAAACATTTATTCAGAAAGTTGTCTACTTTCTGAATATGCAAAAATtgggaaacaattttttaaaactatgttttatTACATAGGCAAATAATGATActtggtaaaaattaaaataattcaagtGATAGGGAAAATTATCTACCAAAACATATCTCTTTTTATAGAATGTATATGGAATAGAGATTAGGTGCTTTTCGCTTACTTAATGGTATTTCGGACTAGCTATACATACAAGGGATCTCAGAGAACAGCTGGGGGTCAAAAATAGTGTTCTATTCAGCAATCGCTTACAGGCTGATACAGACTAAATAAACCTGGAGGGTTCCATGGTCATATTAATTTGAAATACACTAGATTAAACAACCTTGACTTAACCCAGGATTTCTCAAACAAATTTGACTGTGGAACTCTTTTATCTACATAGTGCCTACTAACATCCATGGAACTAGTGTCCCATGAAACAAATACTTTGGGAAACACAATCTAAAATTTTTGAATATTGGTAATCCATGGGAAAATGCATTTATTCAGGTTTTTGGTTGTCCAGATGATTAAATATGCTAATTTGAGATTAAACATATTTTGCTGTTCATTCTCCAAACAAGTTTTCATTAGACAATCTTGGAATAATATACTTTCAAAGATTAAACACTAACATATAATAACAAACTCCCTAAATGCAAAATTGAAATTGAGCTCTGATTTGGGATTTTAAGTGAAAGTAACACCTGACACTTTTCTGTTTCCAATCAGGCAGCAGTGAAGGCCGTGGTGGCCTCTTCCCGGTTGGGAAGCGCCAGCAGCAGCCATGGCAGCATCCAGGAGAGCCAGAAGGCCAGCCGAGAGCCATCTCCAACACAAGATGGCAATGAAGATGCTAAAGCTATTCCGGAAGGAGTGAAAATTCAAGGAGATGGGGCCCAAGTGGCAGTTGAGGGGGCAGAGGCTGAGCTGATGAAGGTGCAGGCCACAGAGAAAGTTAAAGATGCTGAAATAAATGCTGCTGAGGCCACCAAGATGGTGCCCGAGGCATTAGAGGATGGGATAAAGGAGGCTGACCCAGAAATAGAGGAGGGCCTAGTGGAGGAAAAGCTGAAGACTGTTGAGGAAGCAGCAGCCCCCAAAGAAGGGCAAGAAAACCCTACTCTGGAATTTGGAGCTCAGCAGAATGATGTGATCCTGCCAGAGTACTAAATGGCTTCCTTCCATCTGGGAGCCAAATCCTGGCACTTTATGCATTTTGTCCTTCAGCAAGGAAGGTGTGGAAGCATGA encodes the following:
- the CAMK4 gene encoding calcium/calmodulin-dependent protein kinase type IV isoform X1, coding for MLKVTVPSCSASSCSSVTASVAPGAGSLVPDYWIDGSNRDALNDFFEVESELGRGATSIVYRCKQKGTQKPYALKVLKKTVDKKIVRTEIGVLLRLSHPNIIKLKEIFETPIEISLVLELVTGGELFDRIVEKGYYSERDAADAVKQILEAVAYLHENGIVHRDLKPENLLYATPAPDAPLKIADFGLSKIVEHQVLMKTVCGTPGYCAPEILRGCAYGPEVDMWSVGIITYILLCGFEPFYDERGDQFMFRRILNCEYYFISPWWDEVSLNAKDLVRKLIVLDPKKRLTTFQALQHPWVTGKAANFVHMDTAQKKLQEFNARRKLKAAVKAVVASSRLGSASSSHGSIQESQKASREPSPTQDGNEDAKAIPEGVKIQGDGAQVAVEGAEAELMKVQATEKVKDAEINAAEATKMVPEALEDGIKEADPEIEEGLVEEKLKTVEEAAAPKEGQENPTLEFGAQQNDVILPEY
- the CAMK4 gene encoding calcium/calmodulin-dependent protein kinase type IV isoform X2 encodes the protein MLKVTVPSCSASSCSSVTASVAPGAGSLVPDYWIDGSNRDALNDFFEVESELGRIVEKGYYSERDAADAVKQILEAVAYLHENGIVHRDLKPENLLYATPAPDAPLKIADFGLSKIVEHQVLMKTVCGTPGYCAPEILRGCAYGPEVDMWSVGIITYILLCGFEPFYDERGDQFMFRRILNCEYYFISPWWDEVSLNAKDLVRKLIVLDPKKRLTTFQALQHPWVTGKAANFVHMDTAQKKLQEFNARRKLKAAVKAVVASSRLGSASSSHGSIQESQKASREPSPTQDGNEDAKAIPEGVKIQGDGAQVAVEGAEAELMKVQATEKVKDAEINAAEATKMVPEALEDGIKEADPEIEEGLVEEKLKTVEEAAAPKEGQENPTLEFGAQQNDVILPEY